The stretch of DNA GCGGCGTGAGGGCCCTGTTCGAGTTCGAAGATGTTGTTGTCACCGGCGGCGACGATGCGCCGATCCTCGAGATCGATCACGCGGCCGTTCATGACGAGGGCATTACCGTCATCGTCGGCCCCTCGGGCGCAGGCAAGACGACACTGCTCCGGTTGTGCAACCGCCTCGCCGTCCCTGATCGCGGATCGATCCGGTTTCGGGGCGAGGATCTGTCCACGATGGACACGCTGGCCCTTCGCCGCAAGGTCGGCATGGTGTTCCAGCATCCGGTGCTCTTCGGTGGAACCGGTCTCGACAACTTGCGGGTGGCGGAGCCGTCCATAGCCGAGCCCGAGGCGAGAGCGCTCTTTCAAAGCGTCGGCCTCGATGAATCGTTTCTCGACGGAGCCGTCGACGACTTGTCCGGGGGAGAGGCGCAGCGTCTCTGTCTCGCCCGTACGCTGGCAACCGGCCCGGAGGTCCTGCTGATGGACGAACCGACGGCGTCGCTCGACCCGGCGGCAACCGAACGTCTCGAGGGTCTCGTTCGTGGCCTCGACGGTGTCCCGATCCTGTGGGTCACCCACGACGTGTCGCAGGTCCGCAGGTTGGCGGACGAAGTGATGGCGATCGTCGACCGGCGCCTCGTCTCGGATGAGGCTTCGGTGCAGAGCTTTCTGAATGGGGGGAACCGTGCGTAGTGGCGATGTCACGACTCTCGGTTTGATCGTGTCGTTGGTGCTCATCGCGGTGGCACTCGGCTTGTCACTCTGGCAGCGCCTTCACCTCGAACGCGAGATCGTCTGGGCGACCATTCGCTCGATCGTTCAGCTGCTCGCCGTGGGAGCGATCTTGGCGATCGTCATCGATCCGGACCAGCCGCTGATCTTGTCGTGGATCTGGGTTGCCGCAATGATGGTCTTCTCGGCGATCGTCGTGCAGCGTCGTGCCCGGGAGGTCCCGGACATCCTTCGGCTCAGTTTCCTGTCGCTCGGGATCTCCTCGGTGGTGACGCTCGGAGTCATCTTCGGGTTGCGCGTATTCCCGCTCGAGGGTCGAACCCTCGTGCCGTTGGGCGGGATGATGATCGGCAATTCGATGAAAGCGACGGTCGTGGCGGCGCGCAGAGTCATCGAAGAGATCCGGGACAAGCGGCGTGAGGTCGAGGCACGCCTCGCGCTGGGACAGGCGTCGCGTTTGGCTTCGCGACCGTACGTCAGGGCTGCGCTCCGCACCGCGCTCACGCCACAGATCGAGACCACGAAGGCGGTGGGCCTCGTGTTCCTTCCGGGGGCGATGACAGGGTTGATCCTGGCCGGTGTCGATCCTGTCGACGCGGTCCTGGTGCAGGCGGCGATCATGTTCCTGATCTTGGGTTCGGTGGCGACGACCTCGACGGTCGTTACGCTCGGAGTCGCGAGCCGGCTGTTCACCGACGATCACCGACTCAAGCGGCTCCCTCGTCCCTCCGACGTGTTGGCGCGGCCGGGGCTGCTGGCGTCGCTCGCCGCTCGACTGCGACACAGAAGACACTGAACCCTGGGCTCGTAGTGACCCTGTGGGTATCCCTGAGCCCTGGGTTCAACAAGATGGACAAGAAAGAGCCGCCGGGGGTACCGGCGGCTCTTCCGACTCGATTGGTGCTAGCGCCGAGGACGAGCCTCGTTGACCTTCAGCCTACGACCGCTGAAGTCGTGTCCGTCGAGTTCTTGGATGGCAGTCTTCGCCTCATCGGCATTGGCCATCTCCACGAATCCGAACCCGCGTGAGCGGCCGGTCTCCCGGTCACTGATCACGCTGGCGGAGGTCACTTCACCGTGCTCCCCGAACAGACGCTCGAGGTCGCTACCGGTGGTGTTGAAGGGAAGGTTCCCCACATAGATATTCATACTGGCTTTCGCCCTTTCCTACTGGGTCCGTCCGCCCCCCGGGTCCGCTGTCCTGTCTGACTCGGCCACACTCAGTTGGGCGGAAAGAGAAACCGGGCGAGTCGCTGCTCATGCAGCATCACTTAGGTTAGCGGATCTGGGGCCGGGCAGCGCATCGGCGGGCCCGAGGCGTAGGGTGGGACACGAGGAGATGACCCGATGGCCCGCATTGAACCCGTGAAATGGCAGCCTCCTGCCGCTCCTGGACTCGTCGGCATGTACGAGGTGAACCACGCCCTCGCCGACGTCGAGATCTGGCCCGCCCCCGGCGTCGCGCCCGAGGATGTCGTTCTCGACACCCAGGGGCATGTCTACGCCGGTCTGGAAGACGGCCGAATCCTGCGTTACGGGGCCGACGGGGGAGAGCCGGACATTCTCGCCGACACGAACGGACGGCCGCTCGGATTGGAGATCGACGGTGACGGCAACCTCGTCATCTGTGACGCGTATCGAGGGCTCCTGCGTCTCGAACCGGACGGGACGCTCAGAACGCTGGCCGACAGTTTCGAAGGCGAACCCTTCCTCGTGACGAACAACGCGGCGATCGGCACGGACGGGACGATCTACTTCAGCGTGTCCAGCACCCGGTTCGACCTGGCGCACTACAAGCTGGACCTCATGGAGCATTCGGGCACCGGGCGGCTGTTCGCCCTGCACCCCGACGGCGATCTCGAGGTGCTCCTCGACGGCCTGTACTTCTCCAACG from bacterium BMS3Abin02 encodes:
- the ybbL gene encoding putative ABC transporter ATP-binding protein YbbL yields the protein MRALFEFEDVVVTGGDDAPILEIDHAAVHDEGITVIVGPSGAGKTTLLRLCNRLAVPDRGSIRFRGEDLSTMDTLALRRKVGMVFQHPVLFGGTGLDNLRVAEPSIAEPEARALFQSVGLDESFLDGAVDDLSGGEAQRLCLARTLATGPEVLLMDEPTASLDPAATERLEGLVRGLDGVPILWVTHDVSQVRRLADEVMAIVDRRLVSDEASVQSFLNGGNRA
- a CDS encoding RNA recognition motif., with translation MNIYVGNLPFNTTGSDLERLFGEHGEVTSASVISDRETGRSRGFGFVEMANADEAKTAIQELDGHDFSGRRLKVNEARPRR
- a CDS encoding strictosidine synthase, which encodes MARIEPVKWQPPAAPGLVGMYEVNHALADVEIWPAPGVAPEDVVLDTQGHVYAGLEDGRILRYGADGGEPDILADTNGRPLGLEIDGDGNLVICDAYRGLLRLEPDGTLRTLADSFEGEPFLVTNNAAIGTDGTIYFSVSSTRFDLAHYKLDLMEHSGTGRLFALHPDGDLEVLLDGLYFSNGVALSGGESFVAVAETGMYRVSRLWLAGEHKGEVDVLVDNLPGFPDNVSQYGGVFWIAIPSPRDKIVDALGPRPWLAKAVAGLPERFQPAPSRHAIVVGVDEHGTVVHNLQDPDGAYAVITGVRQFGGYLYFGSLADPGIARLRLADD